The proteins below come from a single Cannabis sativa cultivar Pink pepper isolate KNU-18-1 chromosome 3, ASM2916894v1, whole genome shotgun sequence genomic window:
- the LOC115709213 gene encoding large ribosomal subunit protein eL24, producing the protein MVLKTELCRFSGAKIYPGRGIRFIRSDSQVFLFANSKCKRYFHNRLKPSKLTWTAMYRKQHKKDIAQEAVRKRRRATKKPYSRSIVGATLEVIQKRRAEKPEVRDAAREAALREIKERIKKTKDEKKAKKAEVVAKSQKGKGNVSKGAAPKGPKLGGGGGKR; encoded by the exons ATGGTTCTCAA GACTGAACTTTGTCGGTTTAGTGGTGCCAAGATATACCCAGGGAGAGGCATCAGATTTATTCGTTCTGATTCTCAG GTGTTCTTGTTTGCCAATTCCAAATGCAAGAGGTACTTCCACAATCGCCTGAAGCCATCTAAGCTGACCTGGACAGCCATGTACAGGAAGCAGCATAAGAAG GATATTGCCCAAGAGGCAGTGAGGAAGAGGAGACGTGCCACAAAGAAACCTTATTCTAGGTCTATTGTTGGTGCCACCTTGGAGGTTATCCAAAAGAGAAGAGCTGAGAAGCCAGAAGTTCGTGATGCCGCAAGGGAAGCTGCGCTTCG CGAGATCAAGGAAAGAATCAAGAAAACCAAAGATGAAAAGAAAGCCAAGAAGGCTGAAGTAGTGGCCAAGTCACAGAAGGGCAAGGGTAACGTTTCGAAGGGAGCCGCACCGAAGGGTCCAAAgcttggtggtggtggtgggaaGCGCTGA
- the LOC133035638 gene encoding transcription factor GTE3, chloroplastic-like translates to MKNCNLILSNLIKHKHAWVFNKPVDALAEGLHDYHDIIKLPMDLGTVKSNLAKNLYTSPVDFASDVRLTFHNAMTYNPKGHDIYAMAEQLLARFEELYQPLKKQLEEGPGPERPYKDYRRVLGIMWNPRGLNVKRFRSEQRRNKNPNGFPLRRARQTRLLLLLSHLLPFNHQSVHLPL, encoded by the coding sequence ATGAAGAATTGCAATCTGATATTATCTAATCTGATAAAGCATAAGCACGCATGGGTCTTTAACAAGCCCGTTGATGCCCTAGCCGAGGGGCTCCACGATTACCACGACATAATCAAACTCCCGATGGATCTGGGTACCGTTAAATCGAACCTCGCCAAGAACCTCTACACATCGCCAGTAGATTTTGCATCTGATGTGAGGCTAACGTTTCACAACGCCATGACTTATAATCCCAAAGGGCACGACATTTACGCCATGGCTGAACAGCTTCTGGCTAGGTTTGAGGAGCTGTATCAGCCTCTGAAAAAGCAATTGGAAGAAGGGCCTGGACCCGAACGACCTTACAAAGATTACAGGCGAGTTCTTGGGATCATGTGGAACCCGAGAGGCCTAAACGTGAAGAGATTTCGTTCAGAGCAGAGAAGAAACAAGAACCCGAACGGGTTCCCGCTCCGGCGAGCTCGTCAAACCCGACTCCTCCTCCTCCTATCCCACCTCCTTCCGTTCAATCACCAGTCCGTACACCTTCCCCTATGA
- the LOC133035637 gene encoding uncharacterized protein LOC133035637 isoform X2: MLICLNGCHTEMLRVLLIVQKLLQHAPDFIFRAESNGTEIKNAIANYLTYESSPKSFVGLHKIVTNIQISELTKNLQLNEKKYFWIEAAIKITDTLQNFYYMSCDACHKKINLYNRDERIICDKPICGQEGFPTPRAIAYVELDNNTKSLSAVMFADIVEKIFSCITAQLMKYTAEEHRCFVDTTIFNLSKKKWTIQIYADPTRMKSAKYKNYTIVSIEANED, encoded by the exons ATGCTGATATGTTTAAATGGATGTCATACGGAAATG CTAAGGGTTCTGTTAATTGTGCAAAAACTTTTACAACATGCACCCGACTTTATTTTCAG GGCGGAGAGTAACGGAACGGAAATTAAAAACGCAATAGCAAACTACTTGACATATGAATCTTCTCCAAAATCTTTTGTTGGATTACACAAAATAGTGACTAACATACAAATTTCAGAGTTGACGAAAAATCTGCAACTGAATGAG aaaaaatatttttggattgaggcggcaataaaaataactgatactctccagaatttttattacatgtcatgtgacgcatgtcataaaaaaataaatttatacaatCGCGATGAAAGAATCATATGTGACAAGCCAATATGCGGCCAAGAAGGATTTCCTACACCACG tgctatagcatatgttgaacttgataacaatacaaagagcctatctgctgtcatgttcgcagatattgtggaaaaaatattttcgtgtattactgcccaactaatgaaatatactgcagag GAACACCGCTGCTTTGttgacactaccatattcaatttatcaaagaaaaaatggacaatccagatatatgcggacccgactagaatgaaaagtgcaaaatacaaaaattacactattgtctctatcgaagcaaatgaagattga
- the LOC133035637 gene encoding uncharacterized protein LOC133035637 isoform X1 — MSMMPSMVKVDLNIYNIFCDLYLIFLVSPLYVQLRVLLIVQKLLQHAPDFIFRAESNGTEIKNAIANYLTYESSPKSFVGLHKIVTNIQISELTKNLQLNEKKYFWIEAAIKITDTLQNFYYMSCDACHKKINLYNRDERIICDKPICGQEGFPTPRAIAYVELDNNTKSLSAVMFADIVEKIFSCITAQLMKYTAEEHRCFVDTTIFNLSKKKWTIQIYADPTRMKSAKYKNYTIVSIEANED, encoded by the exons ATGAGTATGATGCCTTCGATGGTAAAGGTTGATTtgaacatatataatatattttgtgatttgtatctgatttttttGGTCTCTCCTTTATATGTTCAGCTAAGGGTTCTGTTAATTGTGCAAAAACTTTTACAACATGCACCCGACTTTATTTTCAG GGCGGAGAGTAACGGAACGGAAATTAAAAACGCAATAGCAAACTACTTGACATATGAATCTTCTCCAAAATCTTTTGTTGGATTACACAAAATAGTGACTAACATACAAATTTCAGAGTTGACGAAAAATCTGCAACTGAATGAG aaaaaatatttttggattgaggcggcaataaaaataactgatactctccagaatttttattacatgtcatgtgacgcatgtcataaaaaaataaatttatacaatCGCGATGAAAGAATCATATGTGACAAGCCAATATGCGGCCAAGAAGGATTTCCTACACCACG tgctatagcatatgttgaacttgataacaatacaaagagcctatctgctgtcatgttcgcagatattgtggaaaaaatattttcgtgtattactgcccaactaatgaaatatactgcagag GAACACCGCTGCTTTGttgacactaccatattcaatttatcaaagaaaaaatggacaatccagatatatgcggacccgactagaatgaaaagtgcaaaatacaaaaattacactattgtctctatcgaagcaaatgaagattga
- the LOC133035637 gene encoding uncharacterized protein LOC133035637 isoform X3, whose translation MSMMPSMVKVDLNIYNIFCDLYLIFLVSPLYVQLRVLLIVQKLLQHAPDFIFRAESNGTEIKNAIANYLTYESSPKSFVGLHKIVTNIQISELTKNLQLNEKKYFWIEAAIKITDTLQNFYYMSCDACHKKINLYNRDERIICDKPICGQEGFPTPRNTAALLTLPYSIYQRKNGQSRYMRTRLE comes from the exons ATGAGTATGATGCCTTCGATGGTAAAGGTTGATTtgaacatatataatatattttgtgatttgtatctgatttttttGGTCTCTCCTTTATATGTTCAGCTAAGGGTTCTGTTAATTGTGCAAAAACTTTTACAACATGCACCCGACTTTATTTTCAG GGCGGAGAGTAACGGAACGGAAATTAAAAACGCAATAGCAAACTACTTGACATATGAATCTTCTCCAAAATCTTTTGTTGGATTACACAAAATAGTGACTAACATACAAATTTCAGAGTTGACGAAAAATCTGCAACTGAATGAG aaaaaatatttttggattgaggcggcaataaaaataactgatactctccagaatttttattacatgtcatgtgacgcatgtcataaaaaaataaatttatacaatCGCGATGAAAGAATCATATGTGACAAGCCAATATGCGGCCAAGAAGGATTTCCTACACCACG GAACACCGCTGCTTTGttgacactaccatattcaatttatcaaagaaaaaatggacaatccagatatatgcggacccgactagaatga